The Pseudolabrys sp. FHR47 genome contains a region encoding:
- a CDS encoding RluA family pseudouridine synthase yields MKRGGGRKGPRQPGGGKQTAGPRKGGRPVEGRGGRKDRFGGRGGKSRFEDERSERKSGGRTAGKSASRSAGKFGGERRDDKPRAAGDRPRGKSSVERSSAPLPPRSVAKRRGGAKGGPRPPSFSKDLPTHSVGFGGGRFNQDAPTPAAARPTLPTARERSPGEGISPELAAATKVQTVTVTPDENGMRVDRFFEARFPGLSFSHIQRIVRKGEVRVDGKRTEPKSRLEAGQQVRIPPLQLAAPRLREDSPQVLKDREYLHSITLAEDDDVLVLNKPMGLAVQGGSGTTRHVDGLLEALRGPGKDAQKPRLVHRLDKDTAGCLLIAKTRFAAAALAKTFRTRSARKIYWALVAGVPKPRQGRISTYLAKQEMEEDSFMRVAQHGERDAVHAVTYYAVVETSAQKLAWVSLKPVTGRTHQLRAHMAHIGNPIVGDPKYFNIENWELPGGIQNKLHLLARRIVVPHPRGGTIDVSAPLPPHMQQSWNLLGLDAERFDPIVDAPDED; encoded by the coding sequence ATGAAACGTGGCGGTGGCAGAAAAGGTCCGCGTCAGCCGGGCGGCGGCAAGCAGACGGCAGGTCCACGCAAAGGCGGCCGGCCGGTCGAGGGGCGGGGTGGTCGCAAGGATCGCTTCGGCGGGCGCGGCGGCAAGTCGCGCTTCGAGGACGAACGCAGCGAGCGCAAGTCTGGCGGCAGAACCGCCGGGAAATCTGCGAGCAGGTCGGCCGGCAAGTTCGGTGGTGAACGCCGCGATGACAAGCCGCGCGCGGCCGGAGATCGTCCGCGTGGAAAGTCTAGCGTTGAGCGCTCGTCTGCCCCCCTCCCTCCGCGTAGCGTAGCGAAGCGGCGGGGAGGGGCGAAAGGCGGCCCGCGGCCGCCGTCTTTCTCAAAAGACTTGCCGACGCATAGCGTCGGCTTTGGTGGGGGGCGCTTCAATCAAGATGCCCCCACCCCGGCCGCTGCGCGGCCGACCCTCCCCACTGCTCGCGAGCGCTCGCCGGGGGAGGGTATAAGCCCCGAGCTCGCCGCTGCCACCAAGGTCCAGACCGTCACGGTAACGCCGGACGAGAACGGCATGCGCGTCGATCGTTTCTTCGAGGCCCGGTTTCCGGGCCTGTCCTTCAGTCACATCCAGCGCATCGTTCGCAAGGGCGAGGTGCGGGTGGACGGCAAGCGCACCGAGCCGAAGTCCCGGCTCGAGGCCGGCCAGCAGGTCCGCATTCCGCCGCTGCAACTCGCGGCGCCGCGCCTGCGCGAGGATTCGCCGCAAGTGCTTAAGGATCGCGAATATCTGCATTCGATTACCTTGGCCGAGGACGACGATGTGCTCGTGCTCAACAAGCCGATGGGGCTGGCCGTGCAGGGTGGCTCCGGCACGACGCGCCATGTCGATGGCCTACTGGAAGCGCTGCGCGGTCCGGGGAAAGACGCGCAAAAGCCGCGTCTGGTGCATCGCCTCGACAAGGATACGGCGGGCTGCCTGCTGATCGCCAAGACGCGCTTTGCCGCCGCCGCGCTCGCCAAGACCTTCCGCACCCGCTCGGCGCGAAAGATCTACTGGGCGCTGGTCGCGGGCGTGCCGAAGCCGCGTCAGGGTCGTATCTCGACCTATCTCGCCAAGCAGGAGATGGAAGAAGACTCATTCATGCGCGTTGCGCAGCATGGCGAGAGAGACGCCGTGCACGCGGTGACCTATTACGCCGTGGTCGAGACCTCGGCGCAGAAGCTGGCCTGGGTGTCGCTCAAGCCGGTCACCGGCCGCACGCACCAGCTTCGCGCCCATATGGCGCATATCGGCAATCCAATCGTCGGCGATCCGAAATACTTCAATATCGAAAACTGGGAGCTGCCCGGCGGTATCCAGAACAAGCTGCATCTTCTCGCGCGCCGCATCGTCGTGCCGCACCCGCGCGGCGGCACCATCGACGTGTCGGCGCCGCTGCCGCCGCATATGCAGCAATCGTGGAATCTGCTTGGGCTCGACGCCGAGCGCTTCGATCCGATCGTCGATGCGCCGGACGAGGACTAA
- a CDS encoding formate/nitrite transporter family protein produces MAKRKSPAAKNGRGITDEEVRDVEELSAPRVPVIYEIVRRLGEEEMERPATSLWWSGIAAGLSISFSVLAEAILITHLPDAEWRPLIADLGYSVGFLMVILARQQLFTESTITAVLPVLKNLSPTTIWQMGRLWGIVLAANLAGTLFAALFCAFTPVLSPELYEGMIEVSRSLLKLDVPQMFFAGIASGFLIAAMVWMIPSAESAKFIVVTLMTYLIAAGGFTHIVAGSLEAYLLVINGDWAWWEAIVKFALPVLAGNMVGGTCLFAVLSYAQVKDEI; encoded by the coding sequence ATGGCGAAGCGGAAATCGCCGGCGGCGAAGAATGGCCGCGGCATCACCGATGAAGAAGTGCGCGACGTCGAGGAATTATCGGCGCCGCGCGTGCCGGTGATCTATGAGATCGTGCGCCGCCTTGGCGAAGAGGAAATGGAGCGCCCCGCCACCTCCCTGTGGTGGTCGGGCATCGCGGCCGGGCTTTCGATCAGCTTCTCGGTGCTCGCAGAAGCGATCCTCATCACCCACCTGCCCGATGCCGAATGGCGCCCCCTGATCGCCGACCTCGGCTACAGCGTTGGCTTCCTCATGGTGATCCTGGCGCGCCAGCAATTGTTCACCGAAAGCACCATCACTGCCGTGCTGCCGGTGCTCAAGAACCTGTCGCCGACAACGATCTGGCAGATGGGGCGGCTGTGGGGAATCGTGCTCGCCGCAAATCTCGCGGGCACATTGTTTGCCGCATTGTTCTGCGCTTTCACGCCGGTGCTGAGTCCGGAGCTCTACGAAGGCATGATCGAGGTGAGCCGATCGCTGCTCAAGCTCGACGTACCGCAGATGTTCTTCGCCGGCATTGCGTCCGGCTTTCTCATCGCCGCCATGGTGTGGATGATCCCGAGCGCCGAGAGCGCCAAGTTCATCGTCGTCACCCTGATGACCTATCTGATCGCGGCGGGTGGGTTCACCCATATCGTTGCCGGCTCGCTCGAAGCCTATCTGCTCGTCATCAACGGAGACTGGGCGTGGTGGGAGGCGATCGTGAAATTCGCCCTGCCCGTGCTCGCCGGCAACATGGTCGGCGGCACTTGCCTGTTCGCGGTGCTTTCATACGCGCAGGTCAAGGATGAGATCTAA
- a CDS encoding helix-turn-helix transcriptional regulator: MDLVFKALADESRRRLLDRLRADNGQTLNQLCAGLPGMTRQAVSKHLALLEEANLIAAIKRGREKLHYLNPVPIHEIAERWIGKFERSRLDALSQLKKALEARDE, encoded by the coding sequence ATGGATCTGGTGTTCAAAGCCCTTGCCGATGAGAGCCGCAGACGGCTGCTCGACCGGCTGCGCGCCGACAACGGCCAGACCCTCAACCAGCTTTGTGCCGGTCTGCCGGGCATGACGCGGCAGGCGGTGAGCAAGCATCTCGCCCTCCTGGAGGAGGCGAACCTGATCGCGGCCATCAAGCGTGGCCGCGAGAAGCTGCACTATCTCAACCCAGTGCCGATCCACGAGATCGCCGAACGCTGGATCGGGAAATTCGAGCGCTCGCGCCTCGACGCGTTGAGCCAGTTGAAGAAAGCGTTGGAGGCGCGTGATGAGTAA
- a CDS encoding SRPBCC family protein has protein sequence MSKASHVYVTYIRATPAEVWRAITDPELSGRYWGHSNVSDWTVGSAWEHRRIDASKKIDLIGTVLESDAPRRLVITWAFPGEADQSGKVSRVAFDIEAHKDDMVRLTVSHTDLEPDGEMERGITEGWPVVLSSLKSFIETGRGLL, from the coding sequence ATGAGTAAGGCGTCGCATGTCTACGTCACCTATATCCGTGCCACGCCGGCCGAGGTGTGGCGCGCAATCACCGACCCGGAACTGAGTGGCCGTTATTGGGGCCACAGCAATGTGTCCGACTGGACCGTGGGCAGTGCCTGGGAGCATCGGCGCATCGACGCGTCGAAGAAGATTGACCTCATCGGTACAGTTCTCGAAAGCGATGCACCACGTCGTCTCGTCATAACATGGGCATTTCCCGGCGAGGCCGATCAGTCCGGCAAGGTGTCGCGGGTTGCGTTCGACATCGAGGCGCACAAGGACGACATGGTGCGTCTGACCGTCAGTCATACCGATCTCGAGCCGGACGGCGAGATGGAGCGCGGCATCACTGAAGGCTGGCCGGTGGTTCTGTCATCGTTGAAGAGTTTTATCGAGACCGGGAGGGGACTGCTATGA
- a CDS encoding SRPBCC domain-containing protein, giving the protein MNRPQTMLDPTSFKPKSVYRTYIAATPEKVWQALVDPSFTTRYFFGLSAEVEPRTGGRFRLLWPDGREHITGEVVDWSPPRRLCVSWDIQNMPPFSELPTTLVTYDIEPAGAVTRLTMTESHDWDVPREIMIGGEEGWPKIISGLKSLLETGNPLTFDMSEGPAPEFVAAVQKAADEKPWLKK; this is encoded by the coding sequence ATGAACCGGCCACAGACCATGCTCGATCCGACCTCCTTCAAACCCAAGAGCGTCTATCGCACCTACATCGCCGCAACGCCGGAGAAGGTCTGGCAGGCACTGGTCGATCCATCGTTCACCACGCGGTATTTCTTTGGCCTGTCGGCCGAGGTCGAACCACGCACGGGCGGCCGCTTCCGCCTGTTGTGGCCGGACGGCCGTGAGCATATCACCGGCGAGGTCGTGGATTGGTCGCCGCCGCGCCGGTTGTGCGTGAGCTGGGACATCCAGAACATGCCGCCATTCTCGGAATTGCCGACTACGCTCGTTACCTATGACATCGAGCCCGCCGGCGCGGTGACACGGCTGACCATGACAGAGTCGCACGACTGGGACGTGCCGCGCGAGATCATGATCGGCGGCGAAGAAGGTTGGCCGAAGATCATCAGCGGACTCAAGAGCCTGCTGGAGACGGGTAATCCACTCACCTTCGACATGAGCGAAGGCCCGGCGCCGGAATTCGTCGCGGCCGTGCAGAAGGCGGCTGACGAGAAGCCGTGGTTGAAGAAATAA
- a CDS encoding aldo/keto reductase, producing the protein MQHRPLGRSGLSIAPLMLGGNVFGWSADETTSHKLLDAFVDAGFNAIDTADSYSRWVSGHTGGESETIIGHWLKKSGKRGKVVVATKVGNDMGQGRCLKKDYILKSADESLKRLQIETIDLYQSHFDDEVTPVEETLEAYATLIKAGKVRAIGASNLSPARLKASLDASGKHGLPRYETLQPLYNLHDRAGYERDYAPIAATEQLGVIPYYGLAAGFLTGKYKNKEEAAKSPTRGGKVKNYFDARGVAILEALADVAKAKSATSAQVALAWLMAQPTITAPIASATTLDQLHDILRAAKLMLSKEDMTTLDKASAY; encoded by the coding sequence ATGCAACACCGCCCCCTCGGCCGCTCCGGCCTCTCCATCGCGCCGCTGATGCTCGGCGGCAATGTGTTCGGCTGGAGCGCCGACGAGACGACCTCGCACAAGCTGCTCGATGCTTTCGTTGACGCCGGCTTCAACGCCATCGACACCGCCGACAGCTATTCGCGCTGGGTGTCGGGGCACACCGGCGGCGAGTCCGAAACCATCATCGGCCACTGGCTGAAAAAATCCGGCAAGCGCGGCAAAGTCGTCGTCGCGACCAAGGTCGGCAACGACATGGGCCAGGGCCGTTGCCTCAAGAAGGACTACATCCTGAAGTCGGCCGATGAATCGCTGAAACGCCTGCAGATCGAGACCATCGACCTCTACCAGAGCCATTTCGACGACGAGGTGACGCCGGTCGAGGAAACGCTCGAGGCCTACGCCACGCTCATCAAGGCCGGCAAGGTGCGAGCCATTGGCGCGTCAAACCTGTCCCCGGCGCGGCTCAAGGCTTCACTCGACGCCAGCGGCAAGCACGGCCTGCCGCGTTATGAGACGCTACAGCCGCTCTACAATCTTCACGACCGCGCCGGCTACGAACGGGACTACGCGCCGATCGCGGCGACCGAGCAGCTCGGTGTCATCCCCTATTACGGTCTGGCGGCCGGCTTTCTCACCGGCAAATACAAGAACAAGGAAGAAGCCGCGAAAAGCCCGACGCGCGGCGGCAAGGTGAAGAACTATTTCGACGCCCGGGGCGTCGCCATCCTCGAGGCGCTTGCTGACGTTGCCAAGGCGAAATCCGCGACGTCGGCGCAGGTCGCCCTCGCGTGGCTCATGGCGCAACCCACCATCACGGCGCCGATCGCTTCCGCCACCACGCTCGATCAGCTTCACGACATTCTCCGCGCGGCGAAACTTATGCTGTCGAAGGAGGATATGACGACGCTGGACAAGGCGAGCGCCTATTGA
- a CDS encoding 2-oxoacid:ferredoxin oxidoreductase subunit beta has product MTYLAKPKFHHPGLPKNELGYTHRDYEGTVSTLCAGCGHDSITGAIIQACFELAIEPHRVAKISGIGCSSKTPTYFLGNSHGFNSVHGRMPSVLTGANLANRDLIYLGVSGDGDSASIGLGQFAHCLRRGVNMTYIVENNGVYGLTKGQFSATADRGSKSKRGVINTDNSIDMVAMALQLGATFVARSFSGDKQQLVPIIKAAIAHKGAAFLDVISPCVAFNNHAGSTKSFDFVREHNEAVNRLDFISTRMPIELQQEPGTVEIVEQHDGSKVALRKLDADYEVHDRAAALGFLQHHAAKGQIVTGLLFVEKESEDLHAHLHTVDKPLNALGTKDLCPGSAALDAFNASMR; this is encoded by the coding sequence ATGACCTATCTCGCCAAGCCGAAATTCCATCACCCGGGCCTGCCGAAGAACGAACTCGGCTACACCCACCGCGATTATGAAGGCACGGTATCGACGCTCTGCGCCGGCTGCGGACATGACTCGATCACCGGCGCCATCATCCAGGCTTGTTTCGAGCTGGCCATCGAGCCGCACCGCGTCGCCAAGATTTCCGGCATCGGCTGCTCGTCAAAGACACCGACCTATTTCCTCGGCAATTCGCACGGCTTCAATTCGGTGCACGGCCGCATGCCGTCGGTGCTGACCGGCGCCAATCTCGCCAACCGCGACCTGATCTATCTCGGCGTCTCCGGCGACGGCGACAGCGCTTCCATCGGGCTCGGCCAGTTCGCGCATTGCCTGCGGCGCGGCGTCAACATGACCTATATCGTCGAGAACAATGGCGTCTACGGCCTGACCAAAGGCCAGTTCTCGGCCACCGCCGACCGCGGCTCCAAGTCGAAGCGCGGCGTCATCAACACCGACAATTCCATCGACATGGTGGCCATGGCGCTGCAACTGGGCGCGACCTTCGTTGCCCGCTCCTTCTCCGGCGACAAGCAGCAACTGGTGCCGATCATCAAGGCCGCCATCGCGCACAAGGGCGCGGCCTTCCTCGACGTCATTTCGCCTTGCGTCGCCTTCAACAACCACGCCGGCTCGACCAAGAGCTTCGACTTCGTGCGCGAGCACAACGAGGCGGTGAACCGGCTTGACTTCATTTCCACGCGCATGCCCATCGAGCTTCAGCAGGAACCGGGCACAGTGGAGATCGTCGAGCAGCATGACGGCTCCAAGGTCGCGCTGCGCAAGCTCGACGCCGATTACGAAGTCCACGATCGCGCCGCCGCGCTTGGCTTTTTGCAACACCATGCCGCCAAGGGACAGATCGTTACCGGCCTTTTGTTCGTCGAGAAGGAGTCGGAAGACCTACACGCCCACCTGCACACGGTGGACAAGCCGCTCAATGCGCTGGGCACCAAGGACCTCTGCCCCGGCTCGGCGGCGCTCGACGCCTTCAACGCAAGCATGCGCTGA
- a CDS encoding 2-oxoacid:acceptor oxidoreductase subunit alpha has protein sequence MPTATPLSRVNDFVVRFANVNGSGSASANEMFARAILRMGIPVAPRNIFPSNIQGLPTWYEVRVTEDGHLGARGGTDLMVAMNPQTFDKDIASIEPGGYLLYDSTKPYPPSKFRDDITVIGVPLTAICNREYTDPRQRQLFKNIIYIGVLTALLELDVAAVEQLIAEQYKGKDKLIGPNVKALHIGRDYAILNLAHPIGLRLRKTDKVGDKIFVEGNSAAALGAVYGGATVCAWYPITPSSSLADAFTKWCAKYRVDPETRRAKYAIVQAEDELASIGMVIGAAWNGARSFTATSGPGISLMQEFIGLAYFAEIPAVIFNVQRAGPSTGMPTRTQQCDLISCAYASHGDTKHVMIFPENPAEAFEMGAMAFDLADRLQTPVFVMLDLEIGMNHHLCRPFQWDDSRTYDRGKVMTYEELEAGKDFGRYLDVDGDGIPYRTYPGTHPTKGSFFTRGTSRDRYAKYTEEGGPYVDNMQRLLRKFETAKDIVPKPLIANAAKPSKYGVIYFGSTAPAMDEAIHMIEARGHGLDRMRLRGFPFHSSVNSFVADHDFVFVVEQNRDAQLRSLIVNECGIDPVRLVPILHFDGTPITARYIAKAIGDHLDQMTMKPAKVTS, from the coding sequence ATGCCGACCGCCACGCCGCTCAGCCGCGTAAACGACTTCGTCGTCCGCTTCGCCAACGTTAACGGCTCGGGATCGGCGAGCGCCAACGAGATGTTCGCCCGCGCCATTCTGCGCATGGGCATCCCGGTGGCGCCGCGCAACATCTTCCCGTCGAACATTCAGGGTCTGCCGACCTGGTACGAGGTGCGCGTCACCGAGGACGGCCATCTCGGCGCCCGCGGCGGCACTGATCTCATGGTGGCGATGAACCCGCAGACTTTCGACAAGGATATCGCGAGCATCGAACCCGGCGGTTATCTGCTCTACGACTCCACCAAGCCTTATCCGCCATCGAAATTCCGCGACGATATTACGGTCATCGGTGTGCCGCTGACCGCGATCTGCAATCGCGAATACACCGATCCGCGCCAGCGGCAGCTGTTCAAGAACATCATCTATATCGGCGTCCTGACCGCGTTGCTCGAACTGGACGTCGCAGCGGTCGAGCAGCTCATCGCCGAGCAGTACAAGGGCAAGGACAAGCTGATAGGGCCGAACGTCAAGGCGCTTCATATCGGCCGCGATTACGCCATTCTCAATCTGGCGCATCCGATCGGCCTGCGCCTGCGCAAGACCGACAAGGTCGGCGACAAGATTTTCGTTGAGGGCAACTCCGCTGCCGCGCTGGGCGCGGTCTATGGCGGCGCCACGGTCTGCGCCTGGTATCCGATCACGCCGTCATCTTCGCTGGCCGACGCCTTCACCAAATGGTGCGCCAAGTACCGCGTCGACCCGGAGACCAGACGAGCCAAATACGCCATCGTGCAGGCCGAGGACGAACTCGCCTCCATCGGCATGGTGATCGGCGCCGCCTGGAATGGCGCGCGCTCATTCACCGCCACCTCCGGCCCCGGCATCTCGCTGATGCAGGAATTCATCGGGCTTGCCTATTTCGCCGAAATTCCGGCGGTGATCTTCAACGTGCAGCGCGCCGGCCCGTCGACCGGCATGCCGACCCGCACGCAGCAATGCGACCTCATCTCCTGCGCCTATGCCTCGCACGGCGACACCAAGCACGTGATGATCTTCCCGGAGAACCCGGCGGAAGCCTTCGAGATGGGCGCCATGGCGTTCGATCTCGCCGACCGCCTGCAGACACCAGTCTTCGTCATGCTCGATCTGGAGATCGGCATGAACCATCATTTGTGCCGGCCTTTCCAGTGGGACGACAGCCGCACCTATGACCGCGGCAAGGTGATGACCTACGAGGAACTCGAGGCCGGCAAGGATTTCGGCCGCTATCTCGACGTCGATGGCGACGGCATTCCCTACCGCACCTATCCCGGCACGCATCCGACCAAGGGCTCGTTCTTCACCCGCGGTACCTCGCGCGACCGCTACGCCAAATACACCGAGGAAGGCGGGCCTTACGTCGACAACATGCAGCGTCTGCTGCGCAAGTTCGAAACCGCCAAGGACATCGTGCCGAAGCCGCTGATCGCCAATGCGGCCAAGCCCTCCAAATACGGCGTCATCTATTTCGGCTCGACCGCGCCGGCGATGGACGAGGCGATCCACATGATCGAGGCGCGCGGCCATGGCCTCGACCGCATGCGTCTGCGCGGCTTCCCGTTCCACTCCTCGGTCAACTCCTTCGTCGCCGACCACGACTTTGTCTTCGTCGTCGAACAGAACCGCGATGCGCAGCTGCGCTCGCTGATCGTCAACGAATGCGGCATCGACCCGGTGCGGCTGGTGCCGATCCTGCATTTCGACGGCACGCCGATCACCGCGCGCTACATCGCGAAAGCGATCGGCGACCACCTCGACCAGATGACGATGAAGCCCGCGAAAGTAACGTCATGA
- a CDS encoding FAD-dependent oxidoreductase encodes MKTTDISDPQYFHKVVDCQYACPAHTPVPEYIRLIAHGRYSDAYMINWQSNVFPGVLGRTCDRPCEPACRRGRVEEEPVAICRLKRVAADLKDDVAARMPPKPQRKNGKRIALVGGGPASLTVARDLAPLGYECVVFDGDQKAGGMIRSQIPKFRLPDSVIDEETGYILNLGVEFRGGTRIESMKKLLSENFDAIFVGTGAPRGRDLDIPGRKEGAANIHIGIDWLSSVSFGHINKIGKRVIVLGGGNTAMDCCRSARRLGGDDVQVVVRSGFEEMKASPWEKEDAQHEGIPIHNYLVPKEFTHANGKLTGITFEKVKAEFDAKGRRKLVPAGEPDQHFPCDDVLVAVGQENAFPWIERDIGIEFDQWNMPKVDSTTFRSTHPKVFFGGDAAFGPKNIIWAVAHGHEAAVSIDKMLNGEDITERPLPAVEVVSQKMGIHEWSYDNAIEPDHRFKVPLRDLGTALKDIKAEVELGFDAKLALKEAGRCLNCDVQTVFSANLCIECDACVDICPMDCITFTPNGEEKELRQRLMVPALNLSQDLYVQDGLKTGRVMVKDEDVCLHCGLCAERCPTGAWDMQKYLLEMTHAGSSCRPPRRSAA; translated from the coding sequence ATGAAGACGACGGACATTTCCGACCCGCAGTACTTCCACAAAGTGGTCGACTGCCAGTATGCCTGCCCGGCGCATACACCCGTTCCCGAATATATCCGGTTGATCGCGCATGGGCGGTATTCCGACGCCTACATGATCAACTGGCAATCGAACGTGTTTCCAGGTGTGCTCGGGCGCACCTGCGACCGTCCCTGCGAACCGGCCTGCCGGCGCGGCCGCGTCGAGGAAGAGCCGGTGGCGATCTGCCGATTGAAGCGCGTCGCCGCCGATTTGAAGGACGACGTCGCGGCCCGCATGCCGCCGAAGCCGCAGAGGAAGAACGGCAAGCGCATCGCGCTGGTCGGCGGCGGCCCGGCATCGCTCACCGTGGCGCGCGATCTCGCTCCGCTCGGCTATGAATGCGTGGTGTTCGACGGCGATCAAAAAGCCGGCGGCATGATCCGCTCGCAGATCCCGAAATTCCGTTTGCCCGATAGCGTCATCGACGAAGAGACCGGTTACATCCTCAATCTCGGCGTCGAATTCCGTGGCGGCACACGGATCGAGTCGATGAAGAAACTGCTGTCGGAAAATTTCGACGCCATCTTTGTCGGCACCGGCGCGCCGCGCGGCCGCGACCTCGACATTCCCGGCCGCAAGGAAGGCGCGGCGAACATCCATATCGGCATCGACTGGCTGTCGTCTGTGTCGTTCGGACACATCAACAAGATCGGCAAGCGCGTCATCGTGCTCGGCGGCGGTAACACCGCGATGGACTGCTGCCGCTCCGCCCGCCGTCTCGGCGGTGACGACGTGCAGGTCGTGGTACGCTCCGGTTTCGAGGAGATGAAGGCCTCGCCGTGGGAGAAGGAAGACGCCCAGCACGAGGGCATTCCGATCCACAATTACCTGGTGCCCAAGGAATTCACCCACGCGAATGGCAAGCTCACCGGCATCACCTTCGAGAAAGTGAAGGCCGAGTTCGATGCGAAAGGCCGACGGAAACTCGTGCCGGCAGGTGAGCCGGACCAGCACTTTCCCTGCGACGACGTGCTGGTGGCCGTCGGCCAGGAGAACGCGTTCCCCTGGATCGAGCGCGACATCGGTATCGAATTCGATCAGTGGAACATGCCGAAGGTCGACTCGACCACCTTCCGCTCGACGCATCCGAAAGTGTTCTTCGGCGGCGACGCCGCCTTCGGGCCCAAGAACATCATCTGGGCGGTGGCGCATGGCCACGAGGCCGCGGTGTCGATCGACAAGATGCTCAACGGTGAGGACATCACTGAGCGCCCCCTGCCCGCGGTCGAGGTCGTTAGCCAGAAGATGGGCATCCATGAATGGTCCTATGACAATGCCATCGAGCCCGACCACCGCTTCAAGGTGCCGCTGCGCGATCTGGGAACGGCGCTGAAGGACATCAAGGCCGAGGTCGAACTCGGCTTCGATGCCAAGCTGGCGCTCAAGGAAGCCGGCCGCTGCCTGAATTGCGACGTGCAGACGGTGTTCTCCGCCAATCTGTGCATCGAATGCGATGCCTGCGTCGATATCTGCCCGATGGACTGCATTACCTTCACGCCGAATGGCGAGGAGAAAGAGCTGCGCCAGCGGCTCATGGTGCCGGCGCTCAATCTCAGCCAGGACCTTTACGTGCAGGACGGGCTCAAGACCGGCCGCGTCATGGTCAAGGACGAGGACGTCTGCCTGCATTGCGGCCTGTGCGCCGAGCGTTGTCCAACCGGCGCCTGGGACATGCAGAAATATTTGCTGGAAATGACCCACGCAGGATCGTCATGCCGACCGCCACGCCGCTCAGCCGCGTAA
- a CDS encoding ATP12 family chaperone protein: MRDIFNDIFENQPKDPMVSARQGAKAPLRKRFYKEARAGEGTDRGYPLLLDGKPVMTPARRPLLAPSPDLAEALAGEWQAQEKEIDPARMPLTRLANVIVDGIALAPDAVADEIVKYLGSDLLCYRADEPAALVARQNELWNPILDWAHDELGARFVLVEGIVFAEQPKEAIAAARAALPSHPWRLGAMASVTNITGSALIALALNAGAFDADALWAAAHVDEDFQMAQWGRDEAAIMRRAARFAEYEAAAKVLKLV; the protein is encoded by the coding sequence ATGCGCGATATTTTCAACGACATTTTTGAGAACCAGCCGAAGGACCCGATGGTTTCGGCGCGGCAGGGCGCCAAAGCGCCGCTGCGCAAGCGCTTCTACAAGGAGGCGCGGGCCGGCGAGGGCACTGACCGGGGTTATCCTCTGTTGCTTGACGGCAAGCCGGTGATGACGCCGGCGCGCCGGCCGCTTCTGGCGCCATCGCCGGACTTGGCCGAGGCGCTGGCGGGAGAGTGGCAGGCGCAGGAAAAAGAGATCGATCCGGCGCGCATGCCACTCACGCGGCTTGCCAATGTCATTGTCGATGGCATCGCACTGGCACCCGACGCGGTGGCCGACGAGATTGTGAAATATCTCGGCTCCGATCTGCTCTGCTACCGCGCCGATGAGCCGGCCGCGCTCGTCGCGCGGCAGAATGAATTGTGGAATCCCATTCTCGACTGGGCGCACGATGAACTCGGCGCACGCTTCGTGCTGGTTGAGGGCATCGTCTTTGCCGAGCAGCCGAAGGAAGCGATTGCCGCCGCGCGCGCTGCGCTGCCCTCACATCCGTGGCGTCTTGGCGCCATGGCATCGGTCACCAACATCACCGGCTCTGCGCTCATTGCTCTTGCGCTCAATGCCGGCGCCTTCGATGCCGATGCGCTGTGGGCCGCCGCGCATGTCGACGAAGACTTCCAGATGGCGCAATGGGGCCGCGATGAAGCCGCCATTATGCGCCGCGCCGCGCGCTTTGCCGAGTATGAGGCGGCGGCGAAGGTGTTGAAGCTGGTATGA
- a CDS encoding DoxX family protein yields MTTATTTARPIIPALAPLTNALAPLGEPLVRVAAGLLLVPHGAQKLFGAFGGYGLEATGQFFATKLGMPASFALIAGLIELVGGLMLAAGFLTRPVAALITGFMVVALTVHLPAGFFWTDGGYEYPLLWAIVAFSFVLRGAGRYSVDAAIAREF; encoded by the coding sequence ATGACTACCGCGACCACCACCGCCCGCCCGATCATCCCGGCGCTGGCTCCTCTCACCAATGCGCTTGCCCCGCTCGGCGAGCCTCTCGTCCGCGTCGCGGCCGGCCTGCTGCTGGTGCCGCATGGCGCGCAGAAACTGTTCGGCGCTTTTGGCGGCTACGGCCTGGAAGCCACCGGGCAGTTCTTCGCCACCAAGCTCGGCATGCCCGCCTCCTTCGCGCTGATCGCGGGCCTGATCGAACTCGTCGGCGGCCTCATGCTGGCCGCCGGCTTCCTCACCCGCCCGGTCGCGGCGCTGATCACCGGCTTCATGGTCGTCGCTCTGACCGTGCATCTGCCGGCCGGCTTCTTCTGGACCGATGGCGGCTACGAGTACCCGCTGCTCTGGGCCATCGTCGCCTTCTCGTTCGTGCTGCGCGGCGCCGGCCGCTACTCGGTCGATGCGGCGATCGCGCGCGAGTTCTAA